In Citrus sinensis cultivar Valencia sweet orange chromosome 2, DVS_A1.0, whole genome shotgun sequence, a single genomic region encodes these proteins:
- the LOC102606843 gene encoding subtilisin-like protease, whose protein sequence is MSGEMLNTGAVLVSLVFIIINFSPAIIAVRASNESDKDGLQTYIIYVQKPEQGDLDSWYRSFLPEATISNSSDHDRNQSSRMLYFYKNVISGFAARLTAEEVKAMETKKGFISARVENTLHLHTTHTPNFLGLHRSSGFWKDSNFGKGVIIGVLDTGITPGHPSFNDEGMPPPPAKWRGKCELVGATCNNKLIGVRNFFCGKDGSAIDYTGHGTHTASTAAGNFVHGANIFGQANGTAVGMAPLAHLAVYKVCNPNVYCPESAVIAGIDAAIEDGVDVLSLSFGLGLSQFYDNGIAKATFEAIRRGIFVSIAAGNSGPNHYTLVNDAPWMLTVGASTIDRGITISVRLGNQETYDGEALWQWTDIPSKRLPLVYPDARNHSTTTFCSPETLKSVDVKGKVVLCQRGASGDDVLNAGGAAMILMNDELFGDSTLIQRNSLPNVRVSHAVSESIKAYINSTSSPTAALVMKGTVIGGGSAPQVVAFSGRGPSRISPGILKPDIIGPGLNIIAAWKTTVDPLANRVYTFDIVSGTSMACPHLSGVAALLKSAHPNWSHAAIKSAMMTTADTVNLEGKPILDCTRLPADLYAVGAGQVNPSKANDPGLVYDIQPDDYIPYLCGLNYTDEQVQSIVDREVQCAKVSSIPEAELNYPSFSIKLGYSPQTYHRTVTNVGKAKSFYTRQMVAPEGVEITVQPHNISFAAKNQKVTYSVTFTRTGNTNASSAQAYLSWVSDKYTVKSPIAISFE, encoded by the coding sequence ATGAGTGGTGAAATGTTAAACACGGGAGCCGTTTTAGTTAGTCTCGTTTTTATCATAATCAATTTCTCCCCAGCAATAATTGCTGTGCGTGCTAGCAATGAAAGTGACAAAGATGGATTACAAACCTACATAATTTACGTGCAAAAGCCAGAGCAAGGTGATTTAGACAGCTGGTACCGTTCATTCTTGCCAGAAGCTACAATCTCGAACTCAAGCGATCACGATCGTAATCAATCATCACGGATGTTGTATTTCTATAAGAATGTGATCTCGGGTTTTGCTGCAAGATTGACAGCAGAGGAAGTAAAGGCCATGGAAACAAAGAAGGGGTTTATATCAGCCCGTGTTGAAAATACATTGCATCTACACACAACCCACACTCCTAACTTCTTGGGTTTGCATAGAAGTTCAGGATTTTGGAAAGATTCGAATTTCGGAAAAGGAGTAATTATTGGAGTTTTGGACACAGGCATAACACCTGGTCATCCTTCATTTAATGACGAAGGCATGCCTCCACCACCAGCAAAGTGGAGAGGAAAATGTGAATTAGTAGGGGCGACTTGTAATAATAAGCTAATTGGggtaagaaattttttttgtggcaAAGATGGCTCAGCTATTGATTATACTGGGCATGGAACCCATACGGCAAGCACGGCCGCTGGGAACTTCGTGCATGGTGCAAATATATTTGGCCAAGCCAATGGAACCGCAGTAGGCATGGCGCCTTTAGCTCACTTGGCAGTGTACAAAGTTTGTAATCCCAACGTCTATTGTCCCGAGAGTGCAGTTATTGCAGGAATTGACGCTGCTATTGAAGATGGTGTTGATGTGCTTTCTCTTTCATTCGGCCTTGGTTTATCGCAATTCTATGATAACGGAATTGCAAAAGCAACATTTGAAGCAATTCGGAGAGGCATTTTTGTCAGTATTGCGGCAGGGAATTCTGGACCAAATCATTATACTTTAGTTAATGACGCTCCATGGATGCTTACTGTGGGAGCAAGCACCATTGACAGAGGCATAACTATATCGGTTCGGCTCGGAAATCAAGAAACATACGACGGTGAGGCACTTTGGCAATGGACAGATATCCCTTCCAAGCGATTACCTCTTGTTTATCCTGACGCAAGGAATCATTCGACAACAACATTCTGCTCACCGGAAACTTTAAAAAGTGTTGATGTCAAAGGCAAAGTAGTATTATGCCAAAGAGGTGCATCTGGAGATGATGTCTTGAATGCTGGTGGTGCTGCCATGATTTTAATGAATGACGAACTTTTTGGTGACTCTACTTTAATCCAACGTAATTCGCTTCCAAATGTGCGTGTAAGTCATGCAGTTTCGGAGAGCATAAAAGCCTACATAAATTCAACATCGTCGCCAACTGCTGCATTAGTGATGAAAGGAACTGTAATTGGCGGAGGATCTGCTCCTCAGGTTGTTGCTTTCTCTGGAAGAGGACCCAGCAGAATAAGCCCTGGAATCTTGAAGCCAGACATTATTGGACCTGGCCTGAACATTATAGCTGCCTGGAAAACTACTGTGGACCCCCTAGCAAATAGAGTATACACATTTGACATAGTTTCAGGCACATCAATGGCTTGCCCGCATCTTAGTGGTGTAGCAGCTTTGCTCAAAAGTGCTCATCCTAACTGGTCACATGCTGCTATAAAATCTGCCATGATGACTACTGCTGATACAGTAAACCTTGAAGGCAAGCCAATTCTTGATTGCACTCGTCTTCCAGCTGATCTGTATGCAGTTGGTGCAGGCCAGGTTAACCCATCAAAAGCAAATGATCCAGGACTTGTTTACGATATCCAGCCCGATGATTACATTCCTTATTTATGTGGCTTGAATTACACAGACGAACAGGTGCAAAGCATTGTGGATCGTGAAGTTCAATGCGCAAAAGTATCAAGCATACCAGAAGCAGAACTAAATTATCCTTCATTTTCCATCAAATTGGGGTATAGTCCTCAGACATATCATAGAACAGTAACAAACGTTGGAAAAGCTAAATCATTCTACACTCGCCAAATGGTTGCCCCTGAAGGAGTGGAGATTACTGTACAACCCCATAATATATCCTTCGCAGCGAAAAATCAAAAGGTGACATACTCGGTGACATTCACTAGAACAGGAAATACTAATGCATCTTCTGCACAAGCGTATTTGAGCTGGGTTTCTGATAAATATACCGTGAAGAGCCCAATTGCAATCAGTTTTGAATGA
- the LOC102607128 gene encoding DNA damage-repair/toleration protein DRT100 gives MAAVAFHSTELLIIFLAVSSFVVNCCPPSDRAALLAFKSALHEPYIGIFNSWTGNDCCHNWYGVSCDPETHQVAEITLRGKSEDPIFQRAHRTGYMTGFISPAVCKLPHLSSLTLTDWEGISGEIPRCSTLLPFLRILDLTGNKISGEIPRHIGKLHRLSVLNIADNYVSGPIPGSIGNLSSLMHLDVRNNRISGPIPGCFGRLHMLSRALLSGNQISGTIPSSISRVYRLTDLDLSTNQISGPIPASLGKMPDLSTLNLDFNRFSGVIPASLLTSGVNNLNLSKNSLEGKIPDAFGPKSYFMVLDLSYNKLSGPIPRTLSGTSYIGYLDLSHNNLCGKIPAGSPFDHLDASSFESNKCLCGKPLLNAC, from the coding sequence ATGGCTGCTGTCGCGTTTCACAGTACAGAGCTACTGATAATCTTCCTCGCCGTTAGTTCTTTCGTCGTTAACTGCTGCCCGCCGTCAGACCGGGCAGCACTTTTAGCCTTCAAATCTGCCCTCCACGAGCCGTACATAGGCATCTTTAATTCTTGGACGGGTAACGACTGTTGCCACAACTGGTACGGCGTTAGTTGCGACCCGGAAACACACCAGGTCGCTGAGATCACCCTACGCGGCAAGTCCGAGGACCCGATATTCCAACGGGCCCACAGAACCGGGTACATGACCGGGTTTATCTCGCCCGCTGTGTGTAAACTCCCGCACCTCTCCAGCTTAACACTCACCGACTGGGAAGGCATCTCCGGCGAAATCCCACGCTGCAGTACTTTACTCCCCTTTCTCCGTATTCTTGATTTAACCGGAAACAAGATATCGGGCGAGATTCCCCGACATATCGGGAAGCTTCACAGACTTTCTGTGTTAAATATCGCCGATAACTACGTATCGGGTCCGATACCTGGTTCCATTGGTAATCTTTCTAGCTTGATGCATCTAGATGTACGCAACAATAGAATTTCGGGGCCGATCCCGGGTTGTTTCGGGCGACTCCATATGTTGAGCCGGGCTTTGCTGTCTGGGAATCAGATTTCGGGGACGATCCCAAGTTCCATTTCTAGAGTTTATCGTCTGACCGATTTGGACTTGTCGACCAACCAAATATCGGGGCCGATACCAGCTTCGTTAGGTAAAATGCCAGATTTGTCAACGCTAAATCTTGATTTTAACCGATTTTCGGGCGTCATACCAGCGAGTTTATTGACTTCTGGGGTCAATAATCTAAATCTCAGTAAAAACTCGCTTGAAGGGAAAATACCGGACGCTTTCGGGccaaaatcttattttatggTGCTTGATTTATCGTACAACAAATTGAGCGGGCCGATTCCGAGAACTTTGTCCGGCACATCGTATATCGGGTATTTAGATTTGAGTCATAATAATCTCTGTGGGAAGATTCCGGCCGGTTCGCCGTTCGATCACCTTGATGCATCGTCTTTTGAGAGCAATAAATGTTTATGTGGGAAGCCGTTGCTTAATGCTTGTTAG
- the LOC107174693 gene encoding uncharacterized protein LOC107174693, translated as MASQAPLMSFITTRGRSNFYRNNWLGVSSGFLIFGDNIRNIWIKNPITGQELKFSKVPQPINQWYRYDQAIVASIESYPGRFLIAVLSRTRWSSNVCFCVSGYNAWLSCSSGPSNPQIVMEIVIFKGRIFALTSDFRIGVFDLSCCELLVLNLKGTPALRIKRTRLGVSKDKLLIIDSGNLPGFKVYWIDFANMKWREMESLGDESLFMGYKMSARLCNATKWGRRSNFIYQLPFISKTCSEISLDGKKAADIPICPENVSPKMNFWYFLHHHQGMDSVRSGF; from the coding sequence ATGGCATCACAAGCCCCATTGATGAGTTTCATTACAACAAGAGGAAGGAGTAATTTCTATCGCAACAACTGGCTTGGCGTATCAAGTGGTTTCTTGATCTTTGGAGATAATATCAGGAACATTTGGATAAAAAATCCTATCACAGGCCAAGAACTGAAATTCTCTAAAGTGCCCCAACCAATCAATCAATGGTACAGGTATGATCAAGCCATTGTTGCTTCCATTGAATCTTATCCTGGTCGTTTTCTCATTGCTGTGCTTTCTCGCACACGTTGGAGTTCCAACGTGTGTTTCTGCGTAAGTGGATACAACGCGTGGCTCAGTTGCTCTTCTGGCCCAAGTAATCCCCAGATCGTCATGGAAATTGTTATCTTCAAAGGCAGGATTTTCGCTCTAACGAGTGATTTTCGCATTGGGGTATTCGATTTAAGTTGCTGCGAATTGTTGGTTCTTAATCTGAAGGGCACCCCAGCACTGAGGATCAAACGTACAAGACTCGGGGTCTCGAAAGATAAGTTGTTGATAATTGATTCCGGAAACTTGCCCGGATTTAAAGTTTACTGGATAGATTTTGCAAATATGAAATGGAGGGAGATGGAGAGCTTGGGCGATGAATCTTTGTTCATGGGATATAAGATGAGTGCAAGATTGTGCAACGCGACCAAGTGGGGAAGGAGAAGCAACTTCATTTATCAACTTCCATTCATCTCAAAAACTTGTTCAGAGATATCTTTAGATGGTAAGAAAGCGGCAGACATTCCTATTTGCCCGGAGAATGTTTCTCcgaaaatgaatttttggtattttctGCACCACCATCAAGGCATGGACAGCGTTCGCTCGGGTTTCTAG